The Streptococcus oralis DNA window TTCCCTCTACGGCGCTCCAACTCACTGGGCCCATAGCTTCACTGTCAAGGAGCAATATGAAAAAGAGCATCCAAAAGAAAATGACGATCCAAAACTCATGATTATGGACTCAGCCCTTTTTATCACTAGTCTCTTTGCATTAGTTAGCGCTCTGACTACCTTCTTCTCTACAGATCAGGCTATTGGCTATGGGTTGATTACCCTCTTGTTGGTTGGACTTGTAGGAGGACTTGCCTTCTACTTGATGTACTACTTTGTCTACCAGTATTATGGACCAGACACAGACCGTAGCCAACGTCCTCCATTCTGGAAATCAATCCTCGTTATCCTGGCCTCTATGGTCCTTTGGTTGGTTGTCTTCTTTGCAACAAGCTTCCTACCAACCAGCCTCAATCCAGTCCTTGCTCCATTGCCTTTGGCTATCCTGGGAGCTGCCCTTCTCGCCCTTCGCTTCTATCTCAAGAAACGTTTCAACATCCGAAGTGCAAGCGCGGGCCCATCACGTTATTAAGAAAAGTGAAAAGCTATGGCATATAGTCAATCCTTAGCTCAGCAGATTCGAAAAATTCTAGCGCTCAAACTTCCTCCCCAAATTTTCGAAGAAGAGTTAGAAGAAAAGAAACTGTTTGGTGGCCTTGCCTTTATGATTCGTGGGAAAATGGTCCTTACAGTCAGTTCCAGAAAAGACGAGCTGGTTATGGTGAGAATTGGCAAAGAAATGGAAAAGCAAGTTCTACCCCGAACAGGAGCTCGTACTACATTGATGAGAGGGCGACCTTATCATGGCTATATAGACCTAGATATCGAAGGTCAAAAAGAACTTCCTTACTGGATTGATTTAGCTCTCTCCTATAATCAAGAGTTGACCAAGTAACTCATATCTAGCGAGATTAGAAAAACGAAAAGCAACTGCACAGGCGGTTGCTTTTTCACTTGCTTTCTTGAAATTCAATAGAACTTCTGAGTCTGATTCTTATAGTTTTCTTTCATCTTTTGTGATAAAATAGGCTCATACTCAATGAAAATCAAAGAGCAAACTAGGAAGCTAGCCGCAGGCTGTACTTAAGTACGGCAAGGCAAAGCTGACGTGGTTTGAATTTGATTTTCGAAGAGTATCAATCTATTTCTAGGAGGATGAGATATAGTTTCTACTATTGGTATTGTTAGTTTGTCTAGTGGCATTATCGGAGAGAATTTTGTCAAACACGAAGTCGACTTGGGTATTCAACGTCTCAAGGATTTGGGACTTAATTCTGTCTTCTTGCCCCATTCGCTAAAGGGTTTAGACTTTATCAAGGACCATCCTGAGGCACGTGCAGAAGATTTGATGCAGGCCTTTTCGGACGATAGCATCGACATGATCCTATGCGCCATCGGTGGGGATGATACCTATCGCTTGCTACCTTATCTTTTTGAAAACGACCAGCTTCAAAAGGTTATCAAGCCAAAGATTTTTCTTGGCTTCTCGGATACTACTATGAACCACCTTATGTTGCATAAACTAGGGGTCAAAACTTTTTATGGCCAATCCTTTTTAGCAGATATTTGTGAATTGGACAAGGAGATGTTGCCCTATAGCCTCCACTACTTTAAAGAACTGATCGAAACAGGAAAAATTTCAGAAATCCGCCCTAGCGACCTTTGGTATGAGGAACGGACTGACTTTAGTCACAATG harbors:
- a CDS encoding DUF1129 domain-containing protein, which produces MSQIDLQKLTKKNQEFIHIATQQFIKDGKTDAEIKAVFEEVIPKILEEQAKGTTARSLYGAPTHWAHSFTVKEQYEKEHPKENDDPKLMIMDSALFITSLFALVSALTTFFSTDQAIGYGLITLLLVGLVGGLAFYLMYYFVYQYYGPDTDRSQRPPFWKSILVILASMVLWLVVFFATSFLPTSLNPVLAPLPLAILGAALLALRFYLKKRFNIRSASAGPSRY
- a CDS encoding TfoX/Sxy family protein, whose protein sequence is MAYSQSLAQQIRKILALKLPPQIFEEELEEKKLFGGLAFMIRGKMVLTVSSRKDELVMVRIGKEMEKQVLPRTGARTTLMRGRPYHGYIDLDIEGQKELPYWIDLALSYNQELTK
- a CDS encoding S66 family peptidase, producing MVSTIGIVSLSSGIIGENFVKHEVDLGIQRLKDLGLNSVFLPHSLKGLDFIKDHPEARAEDLMQAFSDDSIDMILCAIGGDDTYRLLPYLFENDQLQKVIKPKIFLGFSDTTMNHLMLHKLGVKTFYGQSFLADICELDKEMLPYSLHYFKELIETGKISEIRPSDLWYEERTDFSHNALGTARISHVNTGFDLLQGNAQFEGKILGGCIESLYDIFDNSLHADSTDLCQKYKLFPDLSDWEGKILLLETSEEKPEPENFKKMVLALKETGVFEVISGLLVGKPMDEAFYDDYKEALMSIVDSNIPIVYNLNVGHATPRAIVPFGVHAYVDAQEQVIRFDDNKK